The Acomys russatus chromosome 27, mAcoRus1.1, whole genome shotgun sequence genome includes the window GCTACAACAGGTTACCCTGAGCAGCCAAGTGACTCTTCTCCTCAATGAAAGCTTTGTTCTCTTGGGGAAAAGGCTTTATCAACTAATATGATAAGTGTGGATTGCCAGATAAagcatataagaaaaaaattacatatattttcaatttgaaaatttatgctgcctttaaaaaaattgttcttaCTGGGAGTCTATTTTTCAAAAGAGACTTTCTCAATATCTTGGTGATGAACAAATCTAGAACTGAGTTTTAAGATATCAGTTATTGAATGATAGGTGAGTCAGGGCCTTCCATATCAACGTTAAGCAGCTGAGAGAACATCTTCAAGCTTGCTGAGTTTTCCTCCCTGTGGTGAACTGACCACTCTCTGCAGCACTGCGAAGCCAGTGCAAAGCTTTCACCAGCAGGGGCTCCTCCATAATGGCTAAAAAGCAAAGGAGGACAACACTAGGATCACAGAGAAACTGTCCTTTGAGCAATGGCGAGAAATGTGAGACATCAAATACTAAAGAGTAACTCCAAGAGCCTACAGGAAAGCATCTCTTAGAAACATGGAGTGTAACAATTGGACTTGTGGCCAGCCTACAGTGCTCTTCTAAGACCTACTTGTGTGTTATTACTTCCTTTGACTTATAACAAAGACATGGTAAAgaaaatagatatgattctactgGGAACAAGAAACAATAATTGCCCTCAACTTTATCAATCCCCTGTCCAACTGTTTTCCATTTTGCTATGTAACTCCTAAGAGCCTACTTAGAAATTTAGGAAGCTCTGGCCTTGATTGACAGATAACAGGCAGAGAATACAGAGGGTTCTGAGGGGTTATTTTTTgcccacatttctttttctcccctgtaTTAGCAATTGCTCATATATTAACTATTAGCATTCATTGGCTTTACAGTTACAAGGGAACATACAAAATTTAAACCAGTCTTCGTCCTGCTTTTGAGACAGTATGGGAAAAATTACTTAGAGAGGAGACATGGAAGATACAGGCTATTTATGGAGGGAGATCAGTCCACAGGTGGGGGTCACTTCTGCAAGAAAAGGTGCAATCTTCCCAACGCTATTGACATTCCCTAGTGAGGCATCACTGTGGAAAGTTCTTGCTAACCACAAATCACATGCACATTggccattcctccccaccccaaaatCTTCATGCATAGTTATGACTTACTCAAGGCAATGTTGAACACAAGAGAAACATAAGGACAAAGGAGTAGCCAACTGAACATTAAGATGCCAATGGGGTAAGATAGCTGCTTTCCCCTTGTGACTTCTACACCCTCACTCCTTCTAAACACTCTACCAGTGGAATACTTTCCTGCAATGGCCAAGTCACTGCCATGTACCACAGGGACATTGCACTCTACAAGTGGTTTGGACAGATGGCTGAGGGTACTCTTGGGGCTGAGGTTTCATGACACAATGTGCCTCTTCTGGAGTCAAGAAGAAGGTACAACCagtcagtttaaaaaaatatttcagaaatgatTGCACCTTTAGCAGCTGTGGTTGATTGGCCAACAGATGAGCTTCTGGATCATTCCCCCCAGAGAGAACATGAAATTGAGTCCTTTCTAAGTTGATAGATTTGTCCTGATAGCAAGCCAGAACCACTTCTAAGCTGTACTCAAAACTATTACTCTTGTCAagaacaacaataattaaaaagttaaaattatagtCAATGGTAGCTCCCTTTAGCAAgaacaagctgtcttctgattaataatatagtttgttttaaaagTCGCAGTATTACTTTCTTCCTAATATTTAACATTACTTAGTGCAGTTTCCTGCTATATGTAATAGTAGCATGCTGTTGGGTCTACTATTATCTCAGAGCCCAATGAAGCAAACCTTTGGCTGACAGAGTAGAGAGAACTCATTTCATAttgggaaagcaaagaaaacttCATACAAAGTAGAAGAGTATTTGGATGGGTGTGCCATTTCAAGACAGTCCAGGTTGGGTGCTACTGGAAGCAAAGAGAGGGACAGCTGCTAGCCTTGCAAATCACACATCCAGTCAACATCATAATGCAATGCACAAGAAGCCAGCAAAAACTGAATATATGGGAGGTTTTGCTGAAATACTGTGGAAACGCAATCACTGTAACTGTATAAAACTTGCTTTCgacataacataacataaaggCACCATTGATATCTTTCTCATTTTTGAAATACTGTAAAAAATTGCTACATATGGCACATAAcacatttttacatacatatatttaatttataaaagtttttttcttcctgttttctatttgcagaactgctaaaataaaataaattgtttaatttaaggtgaaatactttattatataaaataaagttttacagGTGAATCTATGTGTTTATTTAGGTTTTATACAGCAATAGGGTCTTGGTTAGCGATTACACTAGACAGCCTGGCCTGTAATTCTTCCTGTGTGGAGAAGCGGCCTGCTGGGTTAGTCCTGCTATCAGCCAGACGGAAGGCAGGGGCCACCTCAAGACTGGCTGCCAGGGGGTTctgtatgcccaggaatggtgtGTCTTCACCGACTCTTTCATCTTCTGTTTCACTCTCTGAGTTACTGCTCACAGAACTTGTGTTGTTCTCCATTTCCAACCTATTGGCAATGTGGCCATTGGGCTTGGTTCTTTTGGCCCGCCGGCTGTTGGTGAGTTTCTTAACAGGCTCGTGAACTGGCTCATACTCCTGGGTCGTTTCATACTCCTCATCCTCCACTATCCTCAAAGGGCTAGGGGGTAGACTGGCACTCTGATGGGCAGGGTTGTGATGAAAGGAGTTGAGTTGCTGGGGATGGTGGTCATACTTCTTCTCCCGTAGCCTTGGTGGCGTCACAAGAAGCAGAGGCCTCTCTTCTTCCACAAAGGGGCTGACTGCCATGGAGGGCATGGACACCGTCATGCTGGACACGGGTGGAGACATTTCCGAAGGGGGCGATTTAGGGGAGCTTGGCGTGTGGAAATCTACAGGTGACATACGAGCCGGGGTGGTCATGGCTGATACATACCTGTGTGAGCACAGAAGACCCCACATGAGTGTGGTGGAATAAGAGGAGTGTGGGacggggaggggcaggggacagaGTTCACCATGGGACATAGTGAGAGAACAGTCACCATTGGATACACTA containing:
- the Nrg1 gene encoding pro-neuregulin-1, membrane-bound isoform isoform X14: MASFYKAEELYQKRVLTITGICIALLVVGIMCVVAYCKTKKQRQKLHDRLRQSLRSERNNMVNIANGPHHPNPPPENVQLVNQYVSKNVISSEHIVEREAETSFSTSHYTSTAHHSTTVTQTPSHSWSNGHTESIISESHSVIMMSSVENSRHSSPAGGPRGRLHGLGGPRECNSFLRHARETPDSYRDSPHSERYVSAMTTPARMSPVDFHTPSSPKSPPSEMSPPVSSMTVSMPSMAVSPFVEEERPLLLVTPPRLREKKYDHHPQQLNSFHHNPAHQSASLPPSPLRIVEDEEYETTQEYEPVHEPVKKLTNSRRAKRTKPNGHIANRLEMENNTSSVSSNSESETEDERVGEDTPFLGIQNPLAASLEVAPAFRLADSRTNPAGRFSTQEELQARLSSVIANQDPIAV
- the Nrg1 gene encoding pro-neuregulin-1, membrane-bound isoform isoform X13, with amino-acid sequence MASFYKHLGIEFMEAEELYQKRVLTITGICIALLVVGIMCVVAYCKTKKQRQKLHDRLRQSLRSERNNMVNIANGPHHPNPPPENVQLVNQYVSKNVISSEHIVEREAETSFSTSHYTSTAHHSTTVTQTPSHSWSNGHTESIISESHSVIMMSSVENSRHSSPAGGPRGRLHGLGGPRECNSFLRHARETPDSYRDSPHSERYVSAMTTPARMSPVDFHTPSSPKSPPSEMSPPVSSMTVSMPSMAVSPFVEEERPLLLVTPPRLREKKYDHHPQQLNSFHHNPAHQSASLPPSPLRIVEDEEYETTQEYEPVHEPVKKLTNSRRAKRTKPNGHIANRLEMENNTSSVSSNSESETEDERVGEDTPFLGIQNPLAASLEVAPAFRLADSRTNPAGRFSTQEELQARLSSVIANQDPIAV